A stretch of Henckelia pumila isolate YLH828 chromosome 4, ASM3356847v2, whole genome shotgun sequence DNA encodes these proteins:
- the LOC140867604 gene encoding senescence-specific cysteine protease SAG39-like, with the protein MAFPFSKIIFLAFVYVLGMYSSLATCRSVPGGNMVERHEQWMKQYGRVYNDEVEKAKRFKIFKHNAQFIESFNLNETKSYKLAVNEFADLSNEEFRASRGGYRRSSPHDKTFSTNFRHENVTAIPASLDWRKKRAVTAVKNQFTCGSCWAFSAVAATEGIHGIKTGKLVSLSEQELVDCDFKQNNKGCDGGFMNEAFKFIIHQGLSTEANYPYKGENGICNKKKESSRVAKITGFENVPPKDESALLKAVAKQPVSVAIDASGPTFRFFAGGIYTGECGTHLDHGVTIVGYGKSKTGKKYWLVKNSWGTEWGEGGYVKFERDVRSKEGLCGIATHASYPIID; encoded by the exons atggcTTTCCCATTCAGCAAAATCATTTTTCTTGCATTTGTCTATGTTCTTGGGATGTATTCATCTCTAGCAACATGTAGAAGCGTTCCAGGCGGAAACATGGTGGAGAGACACGAGCAATGGATGAAGCAATATGGTCGTGTATACAACGACGAAGTCGAGAAGGCCAAGAGATTCAAAATATTCAAGCACAATGCGCAGTTCATCGAATCTTTTAACCTTAACGAAACCAAGTCTTACAAACTTGCCGTCAATGAATTCGCAGATCTCTCAAACGAAGAGTTTCGTGCTTCCCGCGGTGGATACAGGAGATCATCTCCCCATGACAAAACATTTTCCACCAACTTTAGACATGAAAATGTGACTGCAATTCCCGCAAGCCTTGACTGGAGGAAAAAAAGAGCTGTTACTGCAGTGAAGAATCAATTTACCTGCG GGTCTTGCTGGGCATTTTCAGCAGTTGCGGCCACGGAAGGGATCCACGGGATTAAAACAGGCAAACTGGTATCTTTGTCCGAACAAGAACTCGTGGATTGTGATTTCAAACAGAATAATAAGGGGTGCGACGGAGGTTTTATGAATGAAGCGTTCAAATTCATAATTCACCAAGGCCTCTCCACAGAAGCCAACTATCCATACAAAGGAGAAAATGGCATCTGTAACAAGAAAAAGGAATCCTCGAGAGTCGCAAAGATCACGGGATTTGAAAATGTGCCGCCTAAAGACGAGTCTGCATTACTCAAGGCAGTGGCAAAGCAACCTGTGTCTGTGGCCATTGATGCCAGTGGACCGACTTTCCGGTTTTTCGCAGGCGGCATATATACGGGAGAGTGTGGAACTCATCTAGATCATGGTGTCACAATTGTTGGATACGGAAAAAGCAAGACGGGGAAAAAATACTGGCTTGTGAAGAACTCATGGGGCACAGAATGGGGCGAAGGGGGATATGTGAAGTTTGAGAGAGATGTCCGTTCTAAGGAAGGGCTTTGCGGGATAGCCACGCATGCCTCTTATCCAATTATTGATTGA
- the LOC140867613 gene encoding senescence-specific cysteine protease SAG39-like has protein sequence MVSIQTSCLIIFMSLFKEPSHQATFLTPEDHEMSIKHKNWMIQNKSNYLSEEETERRFKIFKDNVEYIENFNRDKSHTYELGINEFADLTKEEFHSMYTRNSMPSYRRFSVSTNFRYENVRRVPCSLDWRELGAVTPVKNQGNCGISWIRSCVLESLSEQHIIDCDGASNGCKLKVAVSSMHAFEFVKRNKGLSSDKDYPYQKKEGTCKSDKPSSLAAKITGYERVPANNETAMLMAVAN, from the exons ATGGTTTCCATTCAGACAAGTTGTTTGATCATTTTCATGTCTCTTTTCAAAGAACCATCTCATCAAGCAACATTTCTTACACCAGAAGACCACGAAATGTCCATAAAACACAAGAACTGGATGATTCAAAACAAGAGCAACTATCTGAGCGAGGAGGAGACAGAGAGGCGGTTTAAGATATTCAAAGATAACGTAGAATACATAGAAAATTTCAACAGAGACAAAAGTCACACATACGAGCTTGGAATCAACGAATTTGCAGACTTAACGAAAGAAGAGTTCCACTCCATGTATACAAGAAACTCTATGCCATCATATCGAAGATTTTCTGTGTCAACTAATTTTAGATATGAAAATGTGAGACGAGTACCTTGCAGCCTTGATTGGAGAGAGCTAGGCGCTGTTACCCCAGTCAAGAACCAAGGAAATTGTG GCATTTCTTGGATCAGATCCTGTGTTTTGGAGTCTTTATCGGAGCAGCATATAATAGACTGCGATGGTGCCTCCAATGGTTGCAAATTAAAGGTGGCAGTATCGAGCATGCATGCCTTTGAATTCGTCAAGCGCAACAAAGGTCTGTCCTCAGATAAAGATTATCCCTACCAGAAGAAAGAAGGAACCTGCAAATCTGATAAGCCATCCTCTCTTGCTGCAAAGATCACAGGATACGAACGTGTACCTGCAAACAATGAGACCGCTATGCTAATGGCAGTGGCTAATTAA
- the LOC140860117 gene encoding uncharacterized protein has translation MSIGTFAAKSQFMSSALSSRLPFDFTPLPHSSYNLAPANKKPKFLSRRITVIGSSMDSEQSTSKAVEAVPNSSIKLLFVEMGVGYDQHGQDITSAAMRACRDAISSNSIPAFRRGSIPGISFGEMKLQIKLGVPRSLQHLLDIEKVKSIFPYGKITNVEVVDGGLICSSGVHVEEMGDKNDDCYIVNAAVYVGY, from the exons ATGAGCATTGGAACCTTCGCTGCTAAGTCCCAATTTATGAGTTCTGCCCTCAGTAGCCGCCTGCCGTTCGATTTCACCCCACTTCCGCATTCAAGTTACAATCTTGCACCGGCAAACAAGAAACCAAAATTCCTCTCGCGCCGGATTACAGTTATTGGATCTTCCATGGACAGTGAGCAAAGTACATCTAAAGCTGTTGAAGCAGTGCCTAATTCTTCGATCAAGCTCTTGTTTGTAGAAATGGGTGTCGGCTACGATCAACATGG GCAGGATATAACATCAGCGGCTATGAGGGCTTGCAGAGATGCCATTTCTTCTAATTCGATTCCGGCATTCAGAAGAG GTTCCATACCTGGTATTTCCTTCGGTGAGATGAAGCTTCAGATTAAATTGGGAGTTCCACGATCGCTTCAACACTTATTGGACATCGAGAAGGTCAAGTCAATTTTCCCTTA TGGAAAGATAACAAATGTCGAGGTTGTGGATGGTGGACTGATATGCTCAAGTGGTGTGCACGTTGAAGAAATGGGAGATAAAAATGATGACTGCTACATTGTAAACGCAGCCGTTTATGTTGGTTACTAA
- the LOC140867609 gene encoding senescence-specific cysteine protease SAG39-like, whose protein sequence is MAFQFRKIIFLAFVSVLGMYSSLATSRSVPGGNMAERHEQWMKQHGRVYNDEVEKAKRFKIFKHNVHFIESFNLNETKSYKLAVNEFADLSNEEFRASRGGYRRSSPHKTFSTNFRHENVTAIPASLDWRKKRAVTAVKNQFTCGSCWAFSAVAATEGINGIKTGKLVSLSEQEIMDCDFNKMNQGCRGGYINEAFKFIIHQGLSTEANYPYKGEKGKCNSKKESSRVAKVTGFENVRFKDESALLKAVAKQPVSVAIDARGLAFQFFTGGIYTGECGTDLDHGVTVVGYGKSKTGKKYWLVKNSWGTEWGEGGYVKFERDVRAKEGLCGIAMEASYPVID, encoded by the exons ATGGCTTTCCAAttcagaaaaataatttttcttgcATTTGTGTCTGTTCTTGGGATGTATTCATCTCTGGCAACATCTAGAAGCGTTCCAGGCGGAAACATGGCGGAGAGACACGAGCAATGGATGAAGCAACATGGTCGTGTATACAACGACGAAGTCGAGAAGGCCAAGAGATTCAAAATATTCAAGCACAATGTGCACTTCATCGAATCTTTTAACCTCAACGAAACTAAGTCTTACAAACTTGCCGTCAATGAATTCGCAGATCTTTCAAACGAAGAGTTTCGTGCTTCCCGCGGTGGATACAGGAGATCATCCCCCCACAAAACATTTTCCACCAACTTTAGACATGAAAATGTGACTGCAATTCCCGCAAGCCTTGACTGGAGGAAAAAAAGAGCTGTTACTGCTGTGAAGAATCAATTTACCTGCG GGTCTTGCTGGGCATTTTCAGCAGTTGCAGCCACGGAAGGAATCAACGGGATTAAAACAGGCAAACTAGTATCATTGTCCGAACAAGAAATCATGGATTGTGATTTCAACAAGATGAATCAGGGGTGCCGCGGAGGTTATATAAACGAAGCGTTCAAATTCATAATTCACCAAGGCCTCTCAACAGAAGCCAACTATCCATACAAAGGAGAAAAAGGCAAGTGTAACAGCAAAAAAGAATCCTCAAGAGTGGCAAAGGTCACGGGATTTGAAAATGTGCGGTTTAAAGACGAGTCGGCATTACTCAAGGCGGTGGCAAAGCAACCTGTATCTGTGGCCATTGATGCCAGAGGACTGGCTTTCCAGTTTTTCACAGGTGGCATATATACTGGTGAGTGTGGAACTGATCTAGATCATGGTGTCACAGTTGTTGGATACGGAAAAAGCAAGACCGGGAAAAAATATTGGCTTGTGAAGAACTCTTGGGGCACAGAATGGGGCGAAGGCGGATATGTGAAGTTTGAGAGAGATGTTCGTGCTAAGGAAGGGCTTTGCGGGATAGCCATGGAAGCCTCATATCCGGTTATTGATTGA
- the LOC140867617 gene encoding protein trichome birefringence-like 37, which yields MEFKFQYLLKTFIGIVLFASNFMQNVSNFAEAKECDWFTGHWEIDNSYPLYDSSSCPFIDSQFDCQKFGRPDTEYLSYSWKPHSCNLPRFDGAEFLKRWKGKNIMFVGDSLSLNQWSSLACLLHAAVPKAKTTFTRKGPISKITFEDNQVTIFLYRTPYLVDIVQESVGRVLKVDSIQQGNAWRGMDMLIFNTWHWWTHSGSSQPWDFVQDGSNITKDMDRLVAFSKGLSTWGKWVDQNVNPSKTKVFFQGISPTHYLGNEWGSKSNCGGEQQPINGSTYPGGTPPAVKVLKKVLNTLRQPVYLLDVTTLSQLRKDGHPSKYSEHPGMDCSHWCLPGLPDTWNQLLYASTRE from the exons ATGGAGTTTAAGTTCCAATACTTGTTAAAAACTTTCATCGGAATAGTCCTATTTGCAAGCAATTTCATGCAAAATGTGAGTAATTTTGCAGAAGCAAAGGAGTGCGATTGGTTTACTGGACATTGGGAGATTGATAATTCATATCCGCTATACGATTCATCAAGTTGCCCTTTTATAGATTCACAATTCGATTGCCAAAAGTTTGGAAGACCTGATACCGAGTACCTAAGTTACTCTTGGAAACCCCACTCATGCAACTTACCAAG ATTTGATGGTGCGGAGTTCTTGAAAAGATGGAAAGGGAAAAATATAATGTTTGTTGGTGACTCCCTAAGTTTAAATCAGTGGAGTTCTTTAGCCTGTTTGCTACATGCTGCGGTTCCCAAGGCGAAGACTACCTTCACAAGAAAAGGCCCAATATCTAAAATCACATTCGAG GATAATCAAGTGACCATATTTCTGTACCGGACACCATACTTGGTAGATATAGTGCAAGAATCGGTGGGACGAGTCCTAAAAGTGGACTCGATTCAACAAGGAAATGCATGGAGAGGGATGGATATGTTGATATTCAATACATGGCACTGGTGGACACACAGTGGAAGTTCTCAACC GTGGGATTTTGTGCAAGATGGTTCCAACATAACCAAAGATATGGACCGTCTAGTCGCATTTTCAAAGGGCTTGAGCACTTGGGGTAAATGGGTTGATCAGAATGTGAATCCTTCTAAAACAAAAGTATTCTTTCAGGGGATTTCTCCCACGCACTATCT GGGAAATGAATGGGGTTCAAAATCAAACTGTGGTGGAGAGCAACAACCAATTAATGGATCAACATATCCAGGAGGGACACCACCAGCAGTCAAGGTCTTAAAGAAAGTACTGAACACACTGAGACAACCAGTTTACCTGCTTGATGTGACAACTCTCTCACAGCTAAGGAAAGATGGTCACCCTTCTAAATACAGTGAACATCCTGGTATGGATTGCAGCCACTGGTGCCTCCCCGGGTTGCCTGATACGTGGAACCAGCTTCTGTATGCCAGCACTCGTGAGTGA